The following proteins are encoded in a genomic region of Xanthomonas cassavae CFBP 4642:
- a CDS encoding acyltransferase family protein: MARPAAAAARDWQIDAAKALAIVLVVLGHASGMPPAYKLFAYSFHVPLFFVLSGCVGERFGHRALNVATVKKLARTLLIPYLGFFLVAYGVWLLMAVLNHAFQQPGARPWWHPFVGVVWANGTRLYVLPALWFLPALFVTTLSYIALRARLSATVVAALSLPLALAWASRFPSLQMRLPLALDVLPVALFFIAFGGALSRFADALRSVSALAWALALPVFVAAWGVLAAWNGQVDVNDLQFGHWPALFLLVSLLGTAMTLCVAYFLRNRQWVQWIGTNTLLILCTHTLVFLVATSVVARTGLVDRGLIGTPIWAMGLSAFAIACAVPMRAVLVRLAPWMLGLKGQ; the protein is encoded by the coding sequence ATGGCCCGGCCAGCGGCCGCAGCCGCGCGCGATTGGCAGATCGATGCCGCAAAGGCGCTGGCGATCGTGCTGGTTGTGCTTGGGCATGCGAGCGGGATGCCGCCGGCTTACAAGCTGTTTGCTTACAGCTTCCATGTGCCGCTGTTCTTCGTGCTCTCCGGCTGTGTAGGCGAGCGCTTCGGGCACCGTGCGTTGAACGTGGCCACGGTCAAGAAGCTGGCGCGGACGCTGCTGATCCCATACCTGGGCTTTTTTCTGGTCGCTTACGGAGTGTGGCTGTTGATGGCCGTGCTCAATCATGCATTTCAGCAACCGGGCGCGCGTCCGTGGTGGCACCCATTCGTCGGTGTGGTATGGGCCAACGGCACACGTTTGTATGTGCTCCCGGCGTTGTGGTTTCTGCCTGCCTTATTTGTCACAACGCTGAGCTACATTGCACTGCGCGCACGTCTGAGCGCCACCGTGGTGGCCGCGCTCAGCTTGCCGCTCGCATTGGCCTGGGCAAGCAGGTTTCCGTCGCTGCAGATGCGCCTGCCGCTTGCGCTGGATGTGTTGCCGGTTGCGTTGTTCTTCATCGCCTTCGGCGGTGCGCTGTCGCGGTTTGCCGATGCGCTGCGTTCGGTCTCGGCACTGGCATGGGCACTGGCTTTACCGGTCTTTGTTGCTGCATGGGGCGTGCTGGCTGCCTGGAACGGGCAGGTGGATGTCAACGACCTGCAGTTCGGGCATTGGCCGGCGCTGTTCCTGCTGGTCAGCCTGCTTGGCACGGCAATGACCTTGTGCGTGGCCTATTTCCTTCGCAACCGGCAATGGGTGCAGTGGATCGGCACCAACACCTTGCTGATTCTCTGCACGCACACGCTGGTGTTTCTGGTAGCGACCAGCGTGGTTGCGCGGACCGGGTTGGTGGATCGTGGGCTCATCGGTACGCCGATCTGGGCGATGGGCCTGAGCGCGTTCGCGATTGCATGCGCCGTACCGATGCGCGCCGTGCTGGTGCGTCTGGCGCCATGGATGTTGGGGTTGAAGGGTCAATGA
- a CDS encoding glycosyltransferase family 4 protein, which produces MKVVHVVRQFHPSIGGMEEVVLNVARQHQATSADTVEVVTLDRVFTDPGAQLAPQEIYQGLPIRRIGYRGSSRYPLAPSVLSAIRSADLVHLHGIDFFYDYLALTKLLHRKPMVVSTHGGFFHTAYASRMKQLWFQTLTRTSALAYSRVIATSENDGDLFAKVVAPARLRVIENGVDVEKYAGQGAATPGRTMLYFGRWSVNKGLIETLELLQAALTRDPQWRLIIAGREYDLNEADLRKAIAERGLQDMVQLSMSPSQERLRALMQQAQFFVCLSRHEGFGIAAVEAMSAGLIPILSDIPPFVRLATESGQGVIVNRDRIEAAADQVQALALTADADFASRRAATMAYVSRYDWKHVVGCYVDEYHIALGTPRPQETRR; this is translated from the coding sequence ATGAAAGTGGTGCATGTCGTCCGCCAATTCCACCCGTCGATTGGGGGGATGGAGGAAGTCGTTCTCAATGTGGCCCGCCAGCATCAGGCTACCAGTGCCGATACGGTGGAGGTGGTCACGCTCGATCGCGTGTTCACCGATCCGGGTGCACAGCTGGCGCCGCAGGAAATCTACCAGGGTCTGCCGATCCGGCGGATCGGCTATCGTGGTTCGTCGCGTTATCCGCTGGCGCCCTCGGTGCTGAGTGCGATCCGCTCTGCGGACCTGGTGCATCTGCATGGCATCGATTTTTTCTACGACTATCTGGCGCTGACCAAGCTCTTGCATCGCAAGCCGATGGTGGTGTCCACGCATGGTGGTTTCTTCCACACCGCTTACGCCTCGCGCATGAAGCAGCTGTGGTTCCAGACCCTGACGCGTACTTCGGCACTGGCATATTCGCGGGTCATTGCAACCAGCGAAAACGACGGCGACCTGTTTGCGAAGGTGGTCGCGCCCGCCCGGTTGCGCGTGATCGAAAACGGCGTGGATGTGGAGAAATATGCGGGGCAGGGCGCTGCAACACCGGGCCGGACGATGCTGTATTTCGGTCGCTGGTCGGTCAACAAGGGCCTGATCGAAACCCTGGAGTTGCTGCAGGCTGCGCTCACCCGCGACCCGCAGTGGCGTCTGATCATCGCCGGCCGCGAGTACGACCTGAACGAGGCCGACCTGCGCAAGGCCATCGCCGAGCGCGGGTTGCAGGACATGGTGCAGCTGAGCATGTCGCCGTCGCAGGAACGGTTGCGCGCGCTGATGCAGCAGGCGCAGTTCTTCGTTTGCCTGTCGCGTCACGAGGGCTTCGGTATCGCCGCGGTGGAGGCCATGAGCGCGGGGCTGATCCCGATCCTCAGCGACATCCCGCCGTTCGTGCGGCTTGCCACCGAATCGGGGCAGGGCGTGATCGTCAACCGCGACCGCATCGAGGCGGCGGCCGATCAGGTGCAGGCGCTGGCGCTGACGGCAGACGCGGACTTTGCGAGCCGTCGCGCGGCCACCATGGCCTATGTGAGCCGATACGACTGGAAGCACGTGGTCGGGTGCTACGTCGACGAGTACCACATCGCATTGGGCACGCCGAGGCCGCAGGAGACGCGGCGATGA
- a CDS encoding MerR family transcriptional regulator, with the protein MLDPGSNRELPPIPAKRYFTIGEVSELCDVKPHVLRYWETEFPSLEPVKRRGNRRYYQRHDVLMVRQIRGLLYEQGYTIGGARLRLEGDGAKSESALSNQIIKQVRMELEEVLQLLRR; encoded by the coding sequence ATGCTGGATCCGGGCAGTAATCGCGAGCTACCGCCGATTCCGGCCAAGCGCTACTTCACCATCGGTGAGGTGAGCGAGCTATGCGACGTCAAGCCGCATGTGCTGCGCTATTGGGAAACGGAGTTTCCGAGCCTGGAGCCGGTCAAGCGGCGCGGCAATCGGCGCTACTACCAGCGCCACGACGTATTGATGGTGCGGCAGATCCGCGGTCTGCTCTACGAGCAGGGCTATACCATCGGCGGTGCGCGCCTGCGCCTGGAGGGCGATGGCGCCAAGAGCGAGTCGGCATTGAGCAACCAGATCATCAAGCAGGTGCGGATGGAGCTGGAAGAAGTGCTGCAGCTGCTACGCCGCTAG
- a CDS encoding polysaccharide biosynthesis/export family protein — translation MKKLIGRFCQGLSLALICSMTLGACSTGKDMATSLPLPDPLAMSAVQPEYRLSPGDLLLVKVFQIDDLERQVRIDQNGHISLPLIGDVNAAGMGVGELEKMVADRYRNGYLQNPQVSVFVQESNGRRVTVTGAVTEPGIYPVIGANLTLQQAVAQAKGVSTVASRGNVIVFRMVNGQKMIARFDLTEIEKGANPDPEIYGGDIVVVYRSDARVWLRTMLELTPLVMVWRAYR, via the coding sequence ATGAAGAAACTGATCGGACGATTTTGCCAAGGCCTCAGCCTGGCGTTGATCTGCTCGATGACACTGGGTGCCTGCAGCACCGGGAAGGACATGGCGACGTCATTGCCGCTTCCCGATCCGCTCGCAATGTCCGCAGTGCAGCCGGAGTATCGGCTCTCCCCAGGCGACCTGTTGTTGGTCAAGGTCTTCCAGATCGATGATCTGGAGCGGCAGGTGCGTATCGATCAGAACGGTCACATCTCGCTGCCGCTGATCGGCGACGTCAATGCCGCCGGCATGGGCGTCGGCGAGCTGGAGAAGATGGTCGCCGACCGCTACCGCAATGGGTATCTGCAAAATCCGCAGGTATCGGTGTTCGTGCAGGAATCCAATGGCCGCCGCGTCACCGTGACCGGCGCCGTCACCGAGCCCGGCATCTATCCGGTCATCGGTGCCAACCTGACCCTGCAGCAGGCCGTCGCGCAGGCCAAGGGCGTCAGCACCGTGGCAAGCCGCGGCAATGTGATCGTGTTCCGCATGGTCAATGGGCAGAAGATGATCGCGCGCTTCGACCTGACCGAGATCGAGAAGGGCGCCAATCCGGACCCGGAGATCTACGGTGGCGACATCGTTGTGGTGTATCGCTCGGATGCGCGCGTCTGGCTGCGTACCATGCTGGAACTGACTCCTCTTGTGATGGTGTGGCGCGCTTACCGATGA
- a CDS encoding acyltransferase family protein — protein sequence MSAAGRPASSGVHDAGARVAAGGRARDLRIDAAKAIAILLVVFCHAKGVPHGMTLFAYSFHVPLFFLVSGWLAAGYASRTTSLSQTMTKQARSLLLPYVTFYLLGYAYWLLTRNIGEKAARWGSHPWWEPIVSLLTGIGPDLYVQPPLWFLPVMLVSVVGYLLLRRVLPPLAIAAVALAAAWFWMTWFPAQGVRLFFGLDVLPVSLCFYALGALLIHVSPRLPTSLPVSAVVTVVLALAVAWLAQINGRIDVNMLQFGRSHAVFLLSAVLGSLMVICAARLVQGWAWIQWIGRNTLLILCTHMLVFFVLSGIAAVAGGFGSTRPGLGWAIFVTLFALAACVPMRWFLMRFAPWTLGARTVTA from the coding sequence GTGAGCGCGGCGGGACGCCCGGCATCGTCCGGGGTGCATGACGCTGGCGCACGCGTTGCGGCCGGCGGGCGCGCCCGCGATCTGCGAATCGACGCAGCCAAAGCGATTGCCATCCTGCTGGTGGTGTTCTGCCATGCCAAGGGCGTGCCGCATGGCATGACCCTGTTCGCCTACAGCTTCCACGTGCCGTTGTTCTTTCTGGTGTCGGGATGGCTGGCGGCAGGCTATGCCTCACGCACTACCAGCCTGTCGCAGACGATGACCAAGCAGGCGCGCAGTCTGCTGCTGCCTTATGTCACTTTCTATCTGCTGGGCTATGCGTACTGGTTGCTGACCCGCAATATCGGTGAGAAGGCAGCGCGCTGGGGTAGTCATCCCTGGTGGGAGCCTATTGTGTCGCTGTTAACCGGCATCGGTCCCGATTTGTACGTGCAGCCGCCGTTATGGTTCCTGCCGGTGATGCTGGTGAGCGTGGTCGGCTATCTGCTGCTGCGTCGGGTGCTACCGCCGCTGGCAATCGCTGCAGTGGCGCTGGCGGCGGCGTGGTTCTGGATGACCTGGTTCCCTGCGCAGGGAGTCCGGCTTTTTTTCGGACTGGACGTACTACCGGTGTCGTTGTGTTTCTACGCGCTCGGCGCACTGCTGATCCATGTATCGCCGCGCCTGCCGACATCGCTGCCGGTCAGCGCAGTGGTGACCGTGGTATTGGCGCTTGCGGTGGCCTGGCTTGCGCAGATCAACGGGCGTATCGACGTGAACATGCTGCAGTTCGGACGCAGCCACGCGGTGTTCCTGCTCAGCGCGGTGTTGGGCTCATTGATGGTGATCTGCGCGGCGCGGCTGGTGCAGGGCTGGGCATGGATCCAGTGGATCGGTCGCAACACCCTGCTGATCCTGTGCACGCATATGCTGGTGTTCTTTGTGCTGTCCGGCATTGCAGCAGTTGCCGGTGGCTTCGGCTCTACGCGCCCGGGCCTGGGCTGGGCGATCTTCGTCACGCTGTTCGCGCTGGCCGCGTGTGTACCCATGCGCTGGTTCCTGATGCGCTTTGCTCCGTGGACCTTGGGTGCGCGCACGGTGACGGCATGA
- a CDS encoding integration host factor subunit alpha, which yields MALTKAEMAERLFDEVGLNKREAKEFVDAFFDVLRDALEQGRQVKLSGFGNFDLRRKNQRPGRNPKTGEEIPISARTVVTFRPGQKLKERVEAYAGSGQ from the coding sequence ATGGCATTGACGAAAGCGGAGATGGCCGAGCGTCTGTTCGACGAGGTCGGTCTGAACAAGCGTGAGGCAAAGGAATTTGTCGATGCGTTCTTCGACGTGCTGCGCGATGCGCTGGAGCAGGGCCGTCAGGTGAAGCTGTCCGGTTTCGGCAACTTCGATCTGCGGCGCAAGAACCAACGGCCCGGTCGCAATCCCAAGACCGGTGAGGAAATTCCGATTTCGGCCCGCACGGTGGTGACCTTCCGCCCGGGCCAGAAACTCAAGGAACGGGTGGAGGCTTATGCTGGATCCGGGCAGTAA
- a CDS encoding GumC family protein, producing MARLPMSMNSDNRSSPSQRHGHLELADVSLLDYWRALVSQRWLIILITIGATLLALVITFLMPEKYRATSTLQIERDSLNVVNVDNLMPVESPQDRDFYQTQYQLLQSRSLARAVIREAKLDQDPAFKDQVDEALAKAAAKNPEAGKSVDSRQAIIERSLTDTLLAGLVVEPILNSRLVYVNYDSPDPVLAAKIANTYPKVFIVSTQERRMKASSFATKFLAERLEQLRSKVEDSEKTLVAYSTDEQIVSVGDDKPSLPAQNLTDLNAMLASAQDARIKAEAAWRQAAAGDAMSLPQVLSSPLIQTLRGEQVRLTSEYQQKLSTFKPDYPEMQRLKAQIEESRRQINGEIVNVRQSLKATYDASVHQEQLLNERIAGLRNNELDLQSRSIRYNMLKRDVDTNRQLYDALLQRYKEIGVASNVGANNVTIVDTADVPTSKTSPKLKLNLALGFIFGVFLGLAVALVRYFLRGNGSETRLN from the coding sequence GTGGCGCGCTTACCGATGAGTATGAATTCAGACAATCGTTCCTCGCCGTCGCAGCGCCACGGGCATCTTGAATTGGCCGACGTAAGCTTGCTCGACTATTGGCGCGCGCTGGTGTCGCAGCGCTGGCTGATCATCCTGATCACCATCGGCGCGACCCTGCTGGCGCTGGTGATCACCTTCCTGATGCCGGAAAAGTATCGCGCCACCAGTACGCTGCAGATCGAGCGCGACTCGCTCAACGTGGTGAATGTCGACAACCTGATGCCGGTGGAGTCGCCGCAGGATCGCGACTTCTACCAGACCCAGTACCAGCTGCTGCAGAGCCGTTCGCTGGCACGTGCGGTAATTCGCGAAGCCAAGCTTGACCAAGATCCCGCGTTCAAGGATCAGGTCGACGAAGCGTTGGCCAAGGCAGCGGCCAAGAATCCGGAAGCCGGCAAGTCGGTGGATTCGCGTCAGGCGATCATCGAGCGCAGCCTGACCGATACCTTGCTTGCAGGCCTGGTGGTCGAGCCGATCCTCAATTCGCGCCTGGTCTACGTTAATTACGATTCGCCGGACCCGGTGCTGGCGGCAAAGATCGCCAATACGTATCCGAAGGTGTTCATCGTCAGTACGCAGGAGCGCCGCATGAAGGCGTCCTCGTTCGCGACCAAGTTCCTCGCCGAGCGTCTGGAGCAACTGCGTTCCAAGGTCGAGGACTCGGAGAAGACGCTGGTGGCGTACTCGACCGATGAGCAGATCGTGTCGGTGGGCGACGACAAGCCTTCATTGCCGGCGCAGAACCTGACCGACCTCAACGCAATGCTGGCCTCGGCGCAAGATGCGCGCATCAAGGCCGAGGCCGCCTGGCGACAGGCCGCGGCCGGCGACGCGATGTCGCTGCCGCAGGTGCTGAGCAGCCCGTTGATCCAGACGCTGCGCGGCGAGCAGGTGCGCCTGACCAGCGAGTACCAGCAGAAGCTGTCGACCTTCAAGCCGGACTACCCGGAAATGCAGCGTCTGAAGGCGCAGATAGAAGAGTCGCGCCGGCAGATCAATGGCGAGATCGTCAACGTGCGCCAGTCGCTCAAGGCGACCTACGATGCGTCCGTGCATCAGGAGCAATTGCTCAACGAACGCATTGCCGGCCTGCGCAACAACGAACTCGATCTGCAAAGCCGCAGCATCCGCTACAACATGCTCAAGCGCGACGTCGATACCAACCGCCAGCTCTACGATGCGCTCCTGCAGCGTTACAAGGAGATCGGTGTTGCGAGCAACGTTGGCGCCAACAACGTGACCATCGTCGACACTGCAGATGTACCTACGTCGAAGACTTCGCCGAAACTCAAACTGAACCTCGCGTTGGGATTCATCTTTGGCGTATTCCTTGGGCTGGCTGTGGCGCTTGTGCGCTACTTCCTGCGGGGCAACGGGTCGGAAACACGATTGAACTGA
- a CDS encoding undecaprenyl-phosphate glucose phosphotransferase has protein sequence MLLADLSSATYTTSSPRLLSKYSAAADLVLRVFDLTMVVVSGLVAYRIVFGSWVPAAPYRAAIATTLLYSVICFALFPLYRSWRGRGLLSELMVLGGAFGGVFALFAVHALIVQVGEQVSRGWIGLWFVGGLASLVAARTLLRGFLNHLRAQGVDVQRVVVVGLRHPVMKINHYLSRNPWVGMNLVGYFRTPYDIAVTEQRQSLPCLGEPDALIDYLKENQVEQVWISLPLGERDHIKQLLQRLDRYPINVKLVPDLFDFGLLNQSGEQIGNTPVINLRQGGVDRDNYFVVAKALQDKILAVIALMGLWPLMAAIAVGVKLSSPGPVFFRQRRHGLGGREFYMFKFRSMRVHDDHGTTIQQATKNDTRITRFGAFLRRSSLDELPQIFNVLGGSMSIVGPRPHAAQHNTHYEKLINHYMQRHYVKPGITGWAQVNGFRGETPELRTMKKRIQYDLDYIRRWSLWLDIRIIVLTAVRVLGQKTAY, from the coding sequence ATGCTTTTGGCAGACTTGAGTAGCGCGACCTACACCACATCCTCGCCGCGATTGTTGTCCAAGTATTCGGCTGCAGCCGACCTGGTACTGCGTGTTTTCGACCTGACCATGGTGGTCGTTTCCGGCCTGGTCGCCTATCGCATCGTGTTCGGCTCCTGGGTGCCGGCGGCGCCATACCGGGCCGCCATCGCCACCACGCTGTTGTATTCGGTGATCTGCTTCGCGCTGTTTCCGCTGTATCGCAGCTGGCGTGGTCGCGGACTGCTGAGCGAATTGATGGTACTCGGTGGTGCCTTCGGCGGTGTGTTCGCCTTGTTCGCGGTGCATGCGCTGATCGTGCAGGTGGGCGAGCAGGTCTCGCGCGGCTGGATTGGTCTCTGGTTTGTCGGCGGCCTGGCATCGCTGGTGGCGGCCCGCACCTTGCTGCGCGGCTTCCTGAACCACCTGCGGGCCCAGGGCGTAGACGTGCAGCGCGTGGTGGTGGTCGGTCTGCGTCACCCGGTGATGAAGATCAATCACTACCTGAGCCGCAACCCGTGGGTGGGGATGAACCTGGTCGGTTACTTCCGCACTCCGTACGACATTGCCGTGACCGAGCAGCGCCAGTCGCTGCCGTGCCTGGGCGAGCCGGATGCGCTGATCGACTACCTGAAGGAAAACCAGGTCGAGCAGGTGTGGATCTCGCTGCCGCTGGGCGAGCGCGACCATATCAAGCAGCTGTTGCAGCGCCTGGACCGCTATCCGATCAATGTGAAGCTGGTGCCCGACCTGTTCGACTTCGGTCTGTTGAACCAGTCCGGTGAGCAGATCGGCAACACTCCGGTGATCAACCTGCGCCAGGGTGGCGTGGACCGCGACAATTACTTCGTGGTGGCCAAAGCGTTGCAGGACAAGATCCTGGCCGTGATTGCACTGATGGGCCTGTGGCCACTGATGGCTGCGATTGCGGTTGGTGTCAAACTGAGCTCGCCGGGCCCGGTGTTCTTCCGCCAGCGCCGTCATGGCCTGGGCGGCCGCGAGTTCTACATGTTCAAGTTCCGCTCTATGCGCGTGCATGACGATCATGGCACCACCATCCAGCAAGCGACCAAGAACGATACACGTATCACCCGCTTTGGGGCGTTCCTGCGTCGTAGCAGCCTGGATGAGCTGCCGCAGATCTTCAATGTGCTGGGTGGCAGCATGTCGATCGTGGGCCCGCGTCCGCACGCGGCACAGCACAACACGCACTACGAAAAGCTGATCAACCATTACATGCAGCGCCACTACGTCAAGCCGGGTATCACCGGTTGGGCGCAGGTGAACGGCTTCCGTGGTGAGACCCCGGAGCTGCGGACGATGAAGAAGCGCATCCAGTACGACCTCGACTACATCCGTCGCTGGTCGCTGTGGCTGGATATCCGCATCATCGTGCTGACTGCGGTGCGCGTGCTCGGACAGAAGACCGCGTACTGA
- a CDS encoding glycosyltransferase — MSAPAATAAAKPQLTVLFSTEQPNANTNPYLTQLYDALPDAVQPRFFSMRAALLSHYDVLHLHWPEYLLRHPSAVGTLAKQMCAALLLLKLQVTGTPVVRTLHNLAPHEDRGWRERSLLRWIDRLTRRWIRINATTPPRPPFTDTILHGHYRDWFATMPQGSVVPGRLLHFGLIRPYKGVETLLEVMREVDDARLNLRIVGNPATPQMRTLVEDACVQDPRISALLAYVEEPVLAREVSEAELVVLPYRQMHNSGTLLLALSLARPVLAPWSESNAAIAEEVGPGWVFLYEGDFDAALLTGMLDKVRAAPRGPAPDLSQRDWPRIGQLHYRTYLEALGKDGDAAL, encoded by the coding sequence ATGAGCGCGCCCGCAGCCACAGCGGCGGCAAAGCCGCAGCTCACGGTGCTGTTCTCGACCGAGCAGCCCAACGCCAACACCAACCCGTATCTGACCCAGCTGTATGACGCGCTCCCGGACGCGGTGCAACCGCGCTTCTTCTCGATGCGCGCCGCGTTGCTATCGCACTACGACGTGCTGCACCTGCATTGGCCGGAGTATCTGCTGCGCCATCCCAGCGCCGTAGGAACGCTGGCCAAGCAAATGTGCGCGGCCTTGTTGCTGCTCAAGTTGCAGGTGACCGGCACGCCGGTCGTGCGGACCCTGCACAATCTGGCGCCGCATGAAGATCGCGGTTGGCGCGAACGCAGCCTGTTGCGCTGGATCGATCGGCTCACCCGCCGCTGGATCCGTATCAATGCGACCACGCCGCCGCGTCCGCCGTTCACCGACACGATTCTGCACGGCCACTATCGCGACTGGTTCGCGACCATGCCCCAGGGCAGCGTTGTTCCCGGGCGGCTGCTGCATTTTGGCCTGATTCGCCCGTACAAGGGCGTCGAAACGCTGCTGGAGGTCATGCGCGAGGTCGACGACGCGCGCCTGAATCTGCGGATCGTCGGCAACCCGGCGACACCGCAGATGCGGACCCTGGTGGAAGATGCGTGCGTGCAGGATCCGCGCATCAGCGCACTGCTGGCCTACGTGGAAGAGCCGGTGCTGGCGCGCGAAGTCAGTGAAGCCGAACTGGTGGTACTGCCGTACCGGCAGATGCACAACTCCGGCACCTTGCTGCTGGCGTTGTCGCTGGCGCGGCCGGTGCTGGCGCCGTGGAGCGAATCCAATGCGGCGATCGCCGAAGAAGTGGGGCCGGGCTGGGTGTTTCTGTATGAGGGCGACTTCGATGCAGCGCTGCTGACCGGCATGCTGGACAAGGTACGCGCGGCGCCGCGTGGACCGGCACCGGATCTGTCGCAGCGCGATTGGCCGCGGATCGGGCAGCTGCACTACCGCACCTATCTGGAAGCGCTGGGCAAGGATGGAGACGCTGCGCTGTGA